In one Blastocatellia bacterium genomic region, the following are encoded:
- a CDS encoding SUMF1/EgtB/PvdO family nonheme iron enzyme gives MDKFEVTNQDYLEFIKDTKHIAPSIWTSDSPKPGTEKMPVTGISLMDAKAFAEWKAKKTGFAYRLPKEAEWELAARGAKGRNFPWGDEWKTNLANVKAAEGRLANVGSFTQGNSPEGVADLLGNVAEWIDEPLKVYPNGKAVITAELWVVRGGAMIVFHARWS, from the coding sequence ATGGATAAATTTGAGGTGACTAATCAAGATTACTTAGAATTTATTAAAGATACTAAGCATATTGCTCCAAGCATTTGGACTAGCGACAGCCCAAAGCCAGGTACAGAAAAAATGCCTGTAACAGGTATAAGCTTAATGGATGCAAAAGCTTTTGCTGAATGGAAAGCTAAAAAAACAGGTTTTGCTTATCGACTTCCTAAAGAAGCAGAATGGGAGCTAGCTGCACGAGGAGCAAAGGGAAGAAATTTTCCTTGGGGTGATGAGTGGAAAACTAATTTAGCTAATGTTAAGGCAGCAGAAGGACGACTAGCTAATGTTGGAAGTTTTACACAAGGAAATAGCCCTGAAGGTGTAGCTGATTTGTTAGGCAATGTTGCAGAATGGATAGATGAGCCGCTAAAAGTTTACCCAAATGGCAAAGCTGTTATTACTGCTGAACTTTGGGTTGTTCGAGGAGGAGCTATGATAGTCTTCCACGCAAGATGGAGCTAG
- a CDS encoding serine protease yields the protein MITNDGLFVTNCHVIEDWQEIAVKLNNSEKIYLVDAINCDTKKDLAILRFRETGNYPILDLEEKFYC from the coding sequence ATGATTACAAATGATGGGCTATTTGTTACTAATTGTCATGTTATTGAAGATTGGCAAGAAATAGCAGTTAAGCTTAATAATAGTGAAAAGATTTATCTTGTTGATGCTATTAATTGTGATACAAAAAAGGACTTAGCCATTTTACGTTTTCGAGAAACAGGAAATTATCCTATTTTAGATTTAGAGGAAAAATTTTACTGCTAG
- a CDS encoding IPT/TIG domain-containing protein — protein MAQPGISFGQATSVVVQATRAFVLDNNAVSEDEAVKVVTIGAPKIDNLSRTQARIEGGEEIIITGSNFAPDTQVVLGESANYRFNC, from the coding sequence TTGGCTCAACCTGGCATTAGTTTTGGACAAGCAACTAGTGTAGTAGTTCAAGCGACACGCGCTTTTGTACTTGATAACAATGCGGTTAGCGAAGATGAAGCTGTTAAAGTTGTCACCATTGGCGCACCAAAAATAGATAATTTAAGCCGCACTCAAGCGCGAATAGAAGGCGGCGAAGAAATAATCATAACAGGTAGTAATTTTGCTCCTGACACCCAAGTTGTGCTGGGAGAATCAGCTAATTACAGATTTAACTGTTGA
- a CDS encoding tetratricopeptide repeat protein, with translation MSRQKPQLSLRVANCYFSQRLAATVNARAGYVKATYYEKAVQCLNLALNLNANNAEIYNELGLALLGKNEKKQQSKLSSSYKLIPT, from the coding sequence ATGAGTCGTCAAAAGCCGCAATTGAGCCTTCGAGTCGCTAATTGCTATTTCTCCCAAAGATTGGCAGCTACAGTTAATGCCAGGGCGGGCTATGTAAAAGCTACTTACTATGAAAAGGCTGTCCAGTGCTTAAATCTAGCTCTTAACTTAAATGCTAATAATGCTGAGATTTACAATGAATTAGGGTTAGCTTTATTAGGTAAAAATGAAAAGAAGCAGCAATCAAAACTTTCGTCAAGCTACAAACTTATCCCAACCTAA